The sequence below is a genomic window from Methylotuvimicrobium alcaliphilum 20Z.
CGAAGTCGGAGTGGCTTTGGCGGTTCAATTTTTTAATCGGTCTGGTATTAGGCGCTTTACTGTTTAATTGGTTCAATCCAGGGTTTTTCACGCCGCGTTCCGACTATCCTTATTGGCTGTTGGCCGTGGGCGGTTTTCTAGTCGGTTTCGGTACTCGCATGGGTAGCGGATGCACAAGCGGTCATGGTATTTGCGGTATCGCCAACGGATCGTTGCGCTCGATAACGGCGACTTTGATTTTTATGATCAGCGGTGTCGTTACGGTCTATTGTATCAGGCATATTATGGGAGTCGGGGTATGAAGCATTGTTTAGCGGCTTTATTGAGCGGTACGCTGTTCGGGTTCGGTTTATCGTTGTCGCAAATGACCGACCCGAATAAGGTTTTGGGTTTTCTCGATGTCGCAGGACGCTGGGACCCGAGTTTGGCCTTCGTGATGATGGGAGCTTTGGCCGTTTCCGTTATTGCGTTTCGTTTCATCTTAAAACGTCCGAGACCAATATGGGCTGAGGAATTTCATGTCGCTAGGAAGAAATCAATAGACAAACCGCTTTTGTGCGGGGCGATGATTTTCGGTATCGGCTGGGGGATGAGCGGTTATTGTCCGGGGCCTGCGGTTGCGGGCTTGGGATTGGGCAACCCCGAAGCATTCATTATGGTTGCCTCGATTTATTTGGGATTTATCGCGCAAGGTATTTGGGCCCGGAAACGTTTTAAAAAATCCGTACCGGTCGATGCCTAAGCAATCGGTAAAAACCGTTCAATCCAGTACCGAATTTGATGCTGCGGGCGGCGGTTTGCTCGATCGGCGCCTGTTTTTAAAGCAAGGTTTGATTTTTACCGCCGCAACTTGGGGTGCGCTTAGTTCACAGACCGCAACGGCCGAACTCGAGCGTGAATCGTGGACGAAACAACCGGGCAAGCCTTTTTCTAATTACGGGGCGCCATCCGACTATGAAAAAAAGGTGATTCGTTGGATTATGGCCAACGACGATGCTCCGGGTAATGGCGTATCGTGGACCCCGCTGCATGAACTCGAGGGTATTGTTACGCCAAGCGGTTTGCATTTCGAGCGCCATCACAACGGTGTGCCGGCAATCGATCCTGAGCGGCATCGCTTGTTGATACATGGTTTAGTCAAACGTCCTTTGACGTTTTCGGTATCGGATTTATTGCAATATCCGATGCAATCCCGTTTATGTTTCATTGAATGCGGCGGCAATAGCAATGCCGGTTGGCGGAGCGAGCCGATACAAACCCAAGTCGGCTATTTTCATGGCATGGCTTCATGCAGCGAATGGACCGGCGTGCCGTTGAGTGTCGTCCTTCAGGAGGCCGGCATTAAAGGCCGTGCAAAATGGATCATCGCCGAAGGGGGCGATGCGTCGATGATGAATATCAGTTTGCCGCTCGACAAAGCGCTCGACGATTGTTTACTGGCCTTATATCAAAACGGCGAACGACTTCGGGCCGAGAACGGTTATCCGTTGCGGCTGTTGGTTCCGGGTTGGGAAGGGGTGCTCAATGTCAAATGGCTCAGGCGATTACACCTTGCGGCTAAACCTGTCATGGCTCGTAACGAAACCGCTAAATACACCGAATTGTTGCCTTCGGGTAAGGCGAGGCAATTTAGCTTCGTGATGGAGCCGAAGTCGGTGATTACCCATCCATCGTTCGGGCATCGGCTCGACCGGCACGGTTTGTACCAGATTAGCGGCTTGGCGTGGAGCGGTCGCGGTAAAATCGCGAAAGTTGAAGTATCCGCCGATGGCGGTAAGAGTTGGGCCGAGGCCGAGTTACAAGAGCCGGTATTGCCGCAGTGTTTCACGCGATTCCGGATACCTTGGAGATGGCAGGGGCAAGACGTTGTGCTCAAAAGCCGTGCGTTCGACGAAACCGGTGCGGTTCAGCCGGAACGTTCCGAGTTGATCGCAAAGCGCGGCCGGCATGGTTATTTTCATTATAATGCTATTGTGAGTTGGGCCATTACGGAAGCGGGTGAGATTAGTCATGTCTATCTTTAAGAGTCTGCTATGCTTTAGCCTCGGCTCGGCTAATATGGTTGTAGCCGAAGAACTGATCGGTCCCGGATTAGGTATTCAGGCGTCGCCGGCGATGTTGAAACAATGGAATAGAGATGTTTTTCCCGATGGGGCGGGTTTGCCCTCAGGGCAAGGTAGCGCTCGCGAAGGTGAGGTCGTTTACCGGGCGCATTGCATCGGTTGTCATGGTCCGGAAGGGCGTGGCGGTAGCGCCGAGGAGTTGGCCGGCGCCGAGCATTCCTTGATCGACGATCCGCCGGATAAAACGATCGGTACTTATTGGCCGTATGCGACGACTCTTTTCGATTTTACGCGACGCTCCATGCCGTTATCGAATCCTGGGTCGCTGACCGATGATCAAGTCTATGCGGTAACCGCCTATTTGCTTTATCTCAATCGTATTATCGGCCCGGACGACGAAATGAACGCACAATTGTTGCCGGCTGTTGTCATGCCGAATCAGGACGGGTTTATTGATAATTATCGGCGAGACGATTAAGGCGCTCGGAGTCGTTGATTTTAAGTAATGGTCGGCGATTGGGATTTTCAGTTTGAATTAATTTTTGAGTGCGATCGTTTTCGCTTTTCTAATCCATCGACT
It includes:
- a CDS encoding YeeE/YedE family protein, with translation MENFTPFSAFLGGTLIGLAATLLLWLNGRMAGVSGIMHRLLNSPKSEWLWRFNFLIGLVLGALLFNWFNPGFFTPRSDYPYWLLAVGGFLVGFGTRMGSGCTSGHGICGIANGSLRSITATLIFMISGVVTVYCIRHIMGVGV
- a CDS encoding c-type cytochrome, which translates into the protein MSIFKSLLCFSLGSANMVVAEELIGPGLGIQASPAMLKQWNRDVFPDGAGLPSGQGSAREGEVVYRAHCIGCHGPEGRGGSAEELAGAEHSLIDDPPDKTIGTYWPYATTLFDFTRRSMPLSNPGSLTDDQVYAVTAYLLYLNRIIGPDDEMNAQLLPAVVMPNQDGFIDNYRRDD
- a CDS encoding YeeE/YedE family protein, coding for MKHCLAALLSGTLFGFGLSLSQMTDPNKVLGFLDVAGRWDPSLAFVMMGALAVSVIAFRFILKRPRPIWAEEFHVARKKSIDKPLLCGAMIFGIGWGMSGYCPGPAVAGLGLGNPEAFIMVASIYLGFIAQGIWARKRFKKSVPVDA
- the soxC gene encoding sulfite dehydrogenase, with translation MPKQSVKTVQSSTEFDAAGGGLLDRRLFLKQGLIFTAATWGALSSQTATAELERESWTKQPGKPFSNYGAPSDYEKKVIRWIMANDDAPGNGVSWTPLHELEGIVTPSGLHFERHHNGVPAIDPERHRLLIHGLVKRPLTFSVSDLLQYPMQSRLCFIECGGNSNAGWRSEPIQTQVGYFHGMASCSEWTGVPLSVVLQEAGIKGRAKWIIAEGGDASMMNISLPLDKALDDCLLALYQNGERLRAENGYPLRLLVPGWEGVLNVKWLRRLHLAAKPVMARNETAKYTELLPSGKARQFSFVMEPKSVITHPSFGHRLDRHGLYQISGLAWSGRGKIAKVEVSADGGKSWAEAELQEPVLPQCFTRFRIPWRWQGQDVVLKSRAFDETGAVQPERSELIAKRGRHGYFHYNAIVSWAITEAGEISHVYL